Genomic window (Flavobacteriales bacterium):
AGGCGCAAACATTGGCCGCGGCCACCCGGTCCATCCAAGCCTGCGGATCGCCGTTCAACGGCGCGGCACGGCCGATGGAAGGTTTGATCTTCTCCAGCATGCCGGTGAGGTTACCAAGCCGCACATCGGAACAAGCGCCGGCAATGGCCCCACAGCGGGTATGGCCGAGCACCACCACGAGCTTCACGCCGGCCACCGCCACGGCATATTCGATGCTGCCGAGGATGTCATCGCTGACTATGTTCCCTGCGATACGGATGCTGAAGATGTCGCCCAACCCTTGATCAAAGACAAGTTCGGTGCTGGTGCGCGAATCCATGCAGCTCAGCACTACCGCAAGCGGAAATTGGCCTTCGGAGGTCTGTTCAACTTGAAGACGCAGGTCGCGGTTGGCCTTGTGGTTCTTTTGGAATCGTTCGTTCCCTTCGATCAGGATACGCAATGCATCGGCCGGTACCAATGGCGCACGGCTTTCTTTGGTCTGTGCGTTCATGGTCGTGCCGGATCTACTGGGGTGGAAGAGACAAAATGGAAGGTCTCCCGAACATGTTTGACGCTCAGCCATGCCGCCACACGATGTCTTCTGTGCGCGTCGATCCCGATGATCTCCACAATGGAGCCCTTGTTCTTTGCGCGTGTTTGACCATCGGTAAGGATCTCGTGGATATCCGGGTCCAGCCTTACCGTGCGGCTCACATCGATAATGATGTGCGAGCCCGTCGGCAGTTCGGCCAGTGTACGTTGGATGCTGGCCTTGTTGAGAAAACTCGCTTCTTCGCCCAAGGCGAGACGCACCGGCTCTCCAGGCGACACCGAGCGCTCCAAGAGGTGGAAGGGCACTTTGTAGTTGTTCCGCAGGATGATGAAAAGCGCGACGGCCATGCCAAGTCCCACGCCTTTCAGCAGGTCGAGGAAGACCACGCCGAGCACCGTAACGAGGAAGGGGGTGAACCGTGTCCAGCCGCCTTGCCACATCTCCGTGAAGAGTGCGGGCCTGGCCAGTTTGAAGCCCACCTGCACGAGGATCGCGGCCAACGCGGCCAAGGGGATCATGCCGAGCAGCGTCGGAAAGAGAAGCACCGCCACCAGCACCCAAAGGCCATGTAGCATTCCGGAAAGCTTTGTGCGTCCGCCGGACTGCACGTTCGCGGAACTGCGCACGATCACCTGCGTCACCGGCAGTGCGCCGAGAAGACCCGCGACCACGTTACCGAATCCTTGTGCCATCAATTCGCGGTTCTTCGGTGTTTCGCGCTTCTGGGGATCGAGCTTGTCCGCCGCTTCAACGGAGAGCAAGGTCTCTAAGCTGGCGACCAGTGCCAGAGTGAGCGCGGTGGTCCACACTTGCATGTTGGAGATACCGCTCCAGTCCGGGCCCGGGAAAAGCGATCCGAGTGAAACACCGGAAAGATCCGGCAACTGCACAAAGTGGTTAGCCGACAAGGACAAGAGCGGCACTATTCCGCCCAACGCTGCCAAGGTGATACCGATGATCACAGCCAACAAGGGGCCTGGCACCATGGATAGAACCTTGTTCCGCTTGATCGAGGGACTTTCCCAGAGCAACAACACGGCAAAGCAGGCAGCAGCAATGATCAACGCACCGAAATGTGGCGCGGCGAACATGTTCACGAGGTCGCCGAATACACCGCCCTCCGCACGGGGCACCACGGAATCCGTGGCCCGCTCCTTGTCATGCCCGAAAGCATGGGGGAACTGGGTGAGGGCGATGAAGATGCCGATGCCGGCCAACATTCCTTTGATCACCGCCGAGGGAAAGAAATAGGCGATGACGCCGCCGCGCGCCAGGCCCATAAGGAACTGAATGATCCCTGCCAACAACACGGCGAGCAGAAAGAGCTGGAACGAGCCAAGCGCCGCCACACTGGTGAGCACGATGGCTGCGAGGCCCGCGGCAGGGCCGGAAACGCCCAGCTGCGACCCGCTGGCCGCACCTACGACGAGACCGCCAATGACACCTGCGAGAAGACCTGCGAAAGGCGGCGCACCAGAAGCAAGCGCAATGCCGAGACACAGCGGCACGGCCACAAGAAAGACAACGATGGATGCGGGAAGGTCACGTTTTACGGACCCAAAAAGGTTGTTCATGAAATGAAAAATGAAACGGTTGTGCGGGGACCCGCCAAAGGCCAAGCCAAGTGCGCACCGGGTCCCGGTGGATACGCTTCACAGACTGGCAGAAGACACCTCGCGGGTGTCGGGGCTACGACCGCTTCGGCGGCTGCAAAGGCACGTCACTGATGGGACCGGAAGGCACGGCCTCGTCGCTGTGGCGGAAGCTGGCGCGCATCTTTTCGCGCATACAGACCGCTGAGCCATCCCATTCGGAATGCTGATGCGCGGCAGACTTTTGCAGATCCCGTCCGTGCATTTGCTCTTCTTCAACCGGAACCGGTGCCGCAATGGCCTTCCCGTAGGAAACGCTCATCACTGTGGGCAGCACGGCGGTGCTCAACAGCAAGCTGCTGAACAACATGGCCAAGGCCATGAAGTACAAGTTGAAACCGATAGTTGCTGCTTTTTTCACTGCGCGAATTTACGAAATTCAACGGGAACAGTTTCAGCAGGTGCAGGACCGGAGGATCCTAAAAAAGTCAAATGACCACCTTGATATTGGCTGAAATAGTTCTTCAAGGGGCCTCAAAGACCAAGCGCAACGCAGATCCAATACGCCACCGCAGCGATGGCCGCGCTTACCGGAATGGTGATGATCCAAGCCCAAAGCAGGCGGATCGTCACGCCCCAGCGCACGGCGCTGAGCCGCTTGGTGGCCCCCACCCCGATGATGGAGCCTGTGATCGTGT
Coding sequences:
- a CDS encoding carbonic anhydrase (macrophage inducible 5; Mig-5), encoding MNAQTKESRAPLVPADALRILIEGNERFQKNHKANRDLRLQVEQTSEGQFPLAVVLSCMDSRTSTELVFDQGLGDIFSIRIAGNIVSDDILGSIEYAVAVAGVKLVVVLGHTRCGAIAGACSDVRLGNLTGMLEKIKPSIGRAAPLNGDPQAWMDRVAAANVCASIDAILDRSPEVKRLMDSGEVGLAGAMYNVSSGAVEIMNACEHVQKAAPTAGPL
- a CDS encoding SulP family inorganic anion transporter translates to MNNLFGSVKRDLPASIVVFLVAVPLCLGIALASGAPPFAGLLAGVIGGLVVGAASGSQLGVSGPAAGLAAIVLTSVAALGSFQLFLLAVLLAGIIQFLMGLARGGVIAYFFPSAVIKGMLAGIGIFIALTQFPHAFGHDKERATDSVVPRAEGGVFGDLVNMFAAPHFGALIIAAACFAVLLLWESPSIKRNKVLSMVPGPLLAVIIGITLAALGGIVPLLSLSANHFVQLPDLSGVSLGSLFPGPDWSGISNMQVWTTALTLALVASLETLLSVEAADKLDPQKRETPKNRELMAQGFGNVVAGLLGALPVTQVIVRSSANVQSGGRTKLSGMLHGLWVLVAVLLFPTLLGMIPLAALAAILVQVGFKLARPALFTEMWQGGWTRFTPFLVTVLGVVFLDLLKGVGLGMAVALFIILRNNYKVPFHLLERSVSPGEPVRLALGEEASFLNKASIQRTLAELPTGSHIIIDVSRTVRLDPDIHEILTDGQTRAKNKGSIVEIIGIDAHRRHRVAAWLSVKHVRETFHFVSSTPVDPARP